A stretch of Streptococcus chenjunshii DNA encodes these proteins:
- the argH gene encoding argininosuccinate lyase, whose product MMTKKHKLWGGRFEAGLEDWVEEFGASISFDQKMAKYDIQGSLAHVTMLGETGIITAEEAAAIKAGLEKLLEQYEAGQLVFTVDNEDIHMNIETLLTAEIGPVAGKLHTARSRNDQVATDMHLYLKAKLKEVLEKLDHLCSVLVNLADKHTYTIMPGYTHLQHAQPVSFGHHLLAYYNMFARDRERFAFNLEHTDISPLGAAALAGTTFPIDRERTSDLLGFAKPYSNSLDAVSDRDFILEFLANASILMMHMSRICEEVINWCSKEFSFISLSDTFSTGSSIMPQKKNPDMAELIRGKSGRVYGNLLGLLTVMKSLPLAYNKDLQEDKEGMFDTAETVTVALDILAGMLDTMTVHEQVMSQATEQDFSNATELADYLADKGLPFREAHAVVGKLVLECTKAGCYLQDVPLERYQEISDLIEEDIYDTLRSHTAVERRQSLGGTGFDQVKQQIQQARKK is encoded by the coding sequence ATGATGACAAAAAAACACAAACTTTGGGGAGGCCGCTTCGAAGCCGGTCTTGAAGACTGGGTTGAAGAATTTGGGGCTTCGATTTCGTTTGATCAAAAAATGGCTAAATACGATATTCAAGGTTCGCTGGCTCATGTCACTATGCTAGGTGAGACTGGAATTATTACAGCTGAAGAGGCCGCAGCAATCAAGGCAGGGCTTGAAAAACTGCTGGAGCAGTATGAAGCTGGTCAGCTGGTGTTTACAGTGGATAATGAGGATATCCACATGAATATCGAGACCCTGCTGACAGCTGAGATTGGCCCTGTAGCCGGAAAACTCCATACAGCCCGTTCGCGGAATGATCAGGTGGCTACAGATATGCATTTATATTTGAAGGCTAAATTAAAAGAAGTGCTTGAAAAATTGGATCATTTGTGTTCGGTGCTGGTTAACCTTGCGGATAAGCATACTTATACCATTATGCCGGGCTATACCCATCTGCAGCATGCTCAGCCGGTTTCCTTCGGCCATCATTTGCTGGCTTACTATAACATGTTTGCAAGAGACCGTGAACGTTTTGCTTTCAATTTGGAGCATACCGATATCTCACCGCTGGGAGCGGCTGCCCTTGCCGGAACGACTTTTCCTATAGACCGTGAACGGACCTCTGATTTGCTGGGCTTCGCAAAACCTTACAGCAATTCGCTCGATGCAGTATCGGATCGTGATTTCATTTTAGAATTCTTGGCCAACGCCAGTATTTTGATGATGCATATGAGCCGTATCTGTGAAGAGGTCATTAACTGGTGCTCGAAAGAATTCAGTTTTATCAGTCTGTCAGACACTTTCTCAACAGGTTCTTCAATCATGCCGCAGAAAAAGAACCCCGATATGGCAGAGTTAATTCGCGGGAAGTCAGGACGGGTTTATGGGAACCTTCTGGGCCTTCTGACTGTCATGAAATCTCTGCCTCTGGCTTATAATAAAGATTTACAGGAAGATAAAGAAGGGATGTTTGATACGGCTGAAACCGTCACTGTTGCTCTTGATATCCTAGCAGGTATGCTTGATACAATGACAGTCCATGAACAGGTCATGTCTCAGGCGACAGAACAGGATTTTTCCAATGCGACTGAGCTGGCCGACTATTTGGCTGACAAAGGCCTGCCTTTCCGTGAAGCGCATGCTGTTGTCGGTAAATTAGTGTTAGAGTGCACCAAGGCCGGCTGTTATCTGCAGGATGTTCCCTTAGAGCGCTATCAAGAAATTTCTGATTTGATTGAAGAAGATATTTATGATACTCTCCGTTCCCATACGGCTGTGGAGAGGCGGCAGTCACTGGGCGGAACAGGATTTGATCAAGTTAAACAGCAGATCCAACAGGCCAGAAAAAAATAA
- a CDS encoding YidC/Oxa1 family membrane protein insertase: protein MKRKIKLSGVAGAALLLLSACSRSEVSASSGNGWDQLVYFFAKAIEWLSFGGSVGLGIVLFTIVIRALLMPLYNMQIKSGQKMQDLQPELKALQAQYPGKDSGSRMKLAEESQALYKKYGVNPHASFIPLAIQMPVMIALYQALTRVAFLRTGRFLWVELSQPDPYFILAVLAAVFTFLSSWLTNKAAKEKNFAMTIMTYLLPALIFFMGFRLASGVVLYWTVSNAFQVVQILLLNNPFKIIAERQRAEREAKERQARIRRAKKKAKKQRK, encoded by the coding sequence GTGAAAAGAAAAATTAAGTTATCGGGGGTAGCAGGAGCTGCTCTGTTGCTGCTGTCTGCCTGCAGCCGCAGTGAAGTCAGCGCTTCGTCGGGCAATGGCTGGGATCAGCTTGTTTATTTTTTTGCCAAAGCCATCGAGTGGCTGTCATTTGGAGGGTCAGTAGGTCTGGGGATTGTTCTCTTTACCATTGTTATCCGTGCCTTGCTCATGCCTCTGTATAATATGCAGATTAAGTCTGGGCAAAAAATGCAGGATCTGCAGCCAGAGCTGAAAGCCTTGCAGGCTCAGTATCCCGGAAAGGATAGCGGCAGCCGGATGAAACTGGCCGAAGAAAGTCAGGCTCTTTATAAGAAATACGGGGTCAACCCTCATGCCAGCTTTATTCCGCTGGCGATTCAAATGCCGGTTATGATTGCTCTTTATCAGGCTTTGACGCGTGTTGCTTTTCTGCGCACCGGCAGGTTCCTGTGGGTAGAGCTGTCCCAGCCGGATCCCTATTTTATCCTTGCTGTTCTTGCTGCTGTCTTTACTTTTCTGTCATCTTGGCTGACTAACAAAGCAGCTAAAGAAAAGAATTTTGCGATGACCATCATGACCTACCTGCTGCCGGCTTTGATTTTCTTTATGGGCTTCCGTCTGGCCAGCGGGGTGGTTCTCTACTGGACAGTTTCCAATGCTTTTCAGGTTGTCCAAATTCTCCTGCTCAACAACCCCTTTAAAATTATTGCAGAAAGGCAGCGGGCTGAGCGGGAAGCTAAAGAACGGCAGGCGAGAATCCGCCGGGCTAAGAAAAAAGCAAAAAAACAAAGAAAATAA
- the rnpA gene encoding ribonuclease P protein component — protein sequence MKKTYRVKSDKDFQAIFDHGQNAANRKFVVYRLAKQQPHYRVGISVGKKIGNAVTRNAVKRKIRHVLMEFDKNLAADDFIIIARKGTECLDYHEIKKNLRHVLKLAKLYQEGLDSEKKN from the coding sequence TTGAAGAAAACCTATCGTGTCAAGAGTGACAAAGATTTCCAAGCCATTTTTGACCATGGCCAAAATGCTGCTAACCGAAAATTTGTTGTTTACCGTTTGGCTAAGCAGCAGCCACATTATCGGGTCGGCATTTCTGTTGGCAAGAAAATCGGCAATGCTGTTACCCGCAATGCTGTTAAACGTAAAATTCGCCATGTTTTAATGGAGTTTGATAAAAATCTGGCTGCTGATGATTTTATCATCATTGCCAGAAAAGGAACCGAGTGTTTAGATTATCACGAAATTAAAAAAAATTTACGGCATGTTCTTAAACTCGCCAAATTATATCAGGAAGGTTTAGATAGTGAAAAGAAAAATTAA